CTCTCTGGTAGAGACGCTCAATGGTACTGGCCCCACCGTCTCTACAGATAAAATTCCTAACGGTGTAACCTTTAGCGAGAAGTTCTCAGCGCGTAATCGTGTTGACGAATATCTGAGCCGCGATATGTCGCTGGGCTATTTCTTGCCTAATGACGGCTACGGTGCTGGTTATGGTCAAAATGGCTATAACATGACCGGTGGTGTTAACCCCGATGGTACAAGTTCTCCTGAGCGTCTAGCAGCTATTGCTGCAAACGTAGATAACCTGCGTCAGTTTAGTGAGTACATCAATCCAAAGGGTGTGCATACTGGTCTTTGGACACAGTCAAGCTTGCTTCCCAATTCAAATCCTGCAACGTTCTGGCAGCTGTTGCGCGACTTTGAAAACGAGGTTAAGAAAGGCAACGTATCCACCCTTAAAACTGACGTTGCGTGGGTAGGTTCAGGCTATTCCTTTGGCCTAAATGGTACCAAGCAAGCCTACGATATTGTTACCACGTCTAAGGGAAATACGGGCACTCGTCCTAACATTGTTACCTTGGACGGTTGGGCTGGTTCACAGCGCTACGTAGGTATCTGGTCGGGCGACCAAGTGGGCGGCAACTGGGAATATATTCGTTTCCACATTCCTACCTTTATTGGTCAGAGCCTCTCAGGTAACCCGAATGCCGGTTCTGACATGGACGGTATTTGGGGCGGACACCCCATCATCGCTACGCGCGACTATCAGTTTAAGACATTCGCGCCGCTCATGCTTGACATGGACGGCTGGGGAACCTACGCCAAGATGCCTTACACGCATGGTGACCCGTACACCGGTATTAATCGTATGTACCTCAAGCTCAAGAGTACCTTGCTGCCTTATATCTATACAACGGCAGCATCAGCAGCAAATATTGATACTGGCAACAACGACACGGGTCTTCCGTTCGTTCGCGCTATCTTGCTGTCTGAAAACTCTAACTATGCTTTGAGCAAGGCTACTCAGTATGAGTACACCATGGGTGGCAATATCTTGGTAGCACCGGTCTATCAAAACACCGACGGCGACAGCGCTAACGGTGGCTTGGGTGACGGCAACGATGTGCGTAACGGCATTTACCTGCCAGGTGATGAAAACACCATCTGGACAGACTATTTCACCGGCAAGCAGTATCGCGGTGGACAGGTACTCAACAACTTTGATGCGCCAATCTGGAAGCTTCCGGTATTTGTAAAGGGCAACTCCATTATTCCTATGTGGGAGCCCAGCATGAATCCGCAAAACATCGACCGCTCAAAGCGCATTGTTGAGTTCTTTGCCACCAACGGTAAGGGTGAGTACACCTCGTTTGAAGATACTGGTACCTTTATTGAGAACAATATTGATACCAGCGATGCTGAATACGGCAAGCAGGAAAAGATTTCCTACGGTGAGCATGTATCAACGCACTTTACCTCGTCGGTAAATGGCGACGAGGCAACTTTTACCGCCGAAGCTTCAACAGGTAACTATGAGGGCTACAACTCCAACCGCACCAGCACATTTGTGGTAAATGTTTCTGCTGAGCCTACAGGCGTTGTTGCTAAGAACGGGGATGCCGCACTTACCATTAAGAAGGTAAGCAGCGAGGCAGAATTTAAGGCAGCAACCCCTGCTGAGGGTGAGGCAGTCTACTTCTATAACGCCGCGCCTAACCTTAACTACAACGCAACAGCCGCAGATGAGGCTGTACGCAACGAGGGCTTTAGTGCTACGGCTATTACCACCACGCCTAAGCTGATGGTAAAGTTTGCTAAGACCGACGTGAAGACAACCGTTCAAACGTTGACGGTTTCTGGCTTTAAGAACGACGGCAAGCTACCGGTTATGGGTCTCAATGAGAGCCTTGCGGTACCCACCAATTTAGCAGCCGCTGAGGAGACTAAGACTCCTACCAGCATTGCGCTTACATGGACCAAGGTTGAGGGCGCTACTGATTACGAGGTTGAAGCCGACGGCGTAGTCTTTAACATGGGTGATGTTGATTCGTATAACCATCAGCATCTGCCTTATAACAGCACACATACCTATCGCATTCGTTCGCGCAACAAAGATGGCTTCTCGCAGTGGAGCGACTCCATTACAACAGCATCACTGCAAGACCCATGGCGCAATGTTCCAAAGCCTGTAGCCAATGACTGGAAACTGGGCGACAGCTGGGGTGCATTTAAGAATGCCTTTGACCACAATAAGGGTCAGATGTTCCACTCAACAAATGGAAACACCGTTGGTGTGCCTCTTACGCTTGATTATGGCAAGGCGTACCAGCTTGACAAGTTTGTTTATACACCGCGTCAAGATAACGCTGGCAACGGCAATATCAAACGCATGAAGGTTGAGACAAGCTTGGACGGCGTGCATTGGCAAGAGCATGATGCAGGTGTTTGGGACAATACCGGTGCTGGTAAGTTTGATGATAAGACCGTTGACTTAACTGGTATCATTGCGCGCTATTTACGCCTTACCAACTTGGAGTCAGCCGGCGGATTCTTCTCTGCAGGCGAGCTTGCTCTATTCAAAAAAGATGGAAGCCGCGCATTTGAGGTAGGTTCGGTAACCTATGGTGCAACGGTGGGCGATACCGATTATCAGCACCTCAAGGGCAATATGCTTGGTCGTGAGAACCGCGCACCGATGGTTGAAGAGTGGAACACGCATGTTAAATCACATGCCGCCGACTTTAACCTGAATGGTGCCTACGATGTTTACGACATGGCCTTTACCATGTCAAAGCTTGATGGTGGCACCACCAAGAATGGTGCTATTGCAGGTACTTTGGTGCCTGTGGTAAGCAAGCAGCAAGTATCTGCTGGTGAGGTTGTTACTGTTGACCTCTATGGCACCAACATCAAGAACGCTAATGCTCTTGGTGCACTACTTCACTATGACGGTAGTAAGTTTGAGCTGGTTGAAGACAGTATTAAGCAAGATATGTCTATTGCTGGCATGGAAAACCTCTCCGTGGCACAAGGCGGCTTTAACGATGGTAAGCAGTCGGTAAACCTTGCCTTTGCCAACCATGGCGACAAGGCACTTTATAGTGGCTCTGGTGTGGTTGCCAGCTTTAAGCTTAAAGCTAAACAGGATAGCGCGGTTGACTTAACCACCACTACATGGCTTGTTGGTCCCAAGTGTGATGCTATTGAAAACAAGATTGCCGAGGCTGTAAGCTTCCCAGAGGCTCCGCAGTCTGCTCGCGCTGAGTATCCGATGGATGCCTTCAATACCAGCATCACCAATGATGTTCTAACCACCGATGACGGTAGCAACGCTGCTAAGATGCTGCAAGACCCCGCAGGATTTGCTGCGCTGTTTGACAACAACGAGACAGCAAATGGCTTTGAGTACAAGTGGGATTGGCAGAACAATTATCTTGACGGCGCACAAGAGCTGCCAAATTATGTCAAGCTGCCTTCAACGCTGCACTTTGCATTCAAGCAGCCTTCGGTGCTTGATAACGTTGAGGTAGTAAATCGCCCCAGCGGCAATGGTACGATGCAGTCTATGCGTGCGGTTATTCACTTTGAAGATGGTACGCAGCAGGAGTTTGCGGGTGGTGCCTTTGACAGCATGCAGGCTAAGTACACCTTGCAGGTGTCTGAGGATAACAAGGACAAGAAAGCTACCAAGGTTGAGATTACTCCGCTAACTTCAACCGGTACTGCAAAGGGTTCAAACCCCAGCAACCGTATGCTTACCTTGCGTGAGATTAACTTCAACTACATGACTCCAACTCCGAAAGTTGAGTCAATTGCACTGGGTGAGCACCCAAGCAGCTTGTATGAAGGTGACCTTGCTCCCGTGAAGGCTGACGTGAGAACGCCTGACGACGTATACCCCTACTACACGGTTGAGTCTTCTAACCCTGCTATCGCAAGCATTTCTGCGGTACAAAACGGTGACAACGTAGACTACTATGTACGCGGCAACGCAGCTGGTACGGTAACCATTACGGCAAAATCTAAGCTGGATGAAAGCAAGACCGTAAGCTATGAGCTTGAGGTTAAGGCTGGTGTTGATACCACAGGCTTAGTAGCAGCTATCAATATGGCAAATTCCAAGCATGCCAGCGTATATACCAAGGCGAGCATGGAGAAGCTTACTAAAGCGGTTGCTGATGCTCAGGCGGTACTCAAAAAAGAGAACCCAACCAAAGCCAACGTTCAGGCTGCTCAGCTTGCACTTGAAAAGGCACTGTCAGAGCTTGTTATGCGCCCAGTTAAAGATGAAAACCTCATCAATAAGGATGCTCAGTCGAGTGTTGCTCAGATGGCAGCTTCAAGCACCGCAACCGAGAACCTTACTCCTGAGGGAGCGGTTGGCTCAACGCTTGACCAGGACCCAACAACCATCTGGCACAGCAACTACAACGCTCCTCATCGTGGAATGCCACAATGGCTGGTATATGACCTAGGCGAAGAGCGCGACCTAACCGATGTTACATTCTTGCCACGTCAGGATTCTGGTACCAACGGCGACATCTTTAGTGTTGAAGTGCTGGTTGCTAATACGCCTCAGGCATTTGGTCTTGCAGCTGCTAATGAGGCTGTTCCTGCCTCACGCTCGGCATTCCGCTCTGCGGCTGAGGCAGAAACACCGCGCAGCCTTGGTGTCTTTAACTTCGATAATGATGGTCGCGTGTTAAAGGACCGTACTGAGTGGAAGCAGATGAGCTTTGGTGCTACACGTGCACGTTACGTCAAGCTCAACATTTTGCACGCCGGCGGTAGCGAGGCCGATCAGTATGCATCACTTGCCGAGACACGCTTCTATGCTCGTCCGCCAATGACTCCGGCTGAGAAGGCAGACCTTGAGACCCTCATCAACAAGATTGATGGCGAACATCTTGAGGCAGAAGGCTACACCGATGCTACATGGACTCCGTTTGCAAATGCTTTGGCAGACGCTAAGCGTATTCTTGCCGATGACGAAGCATCACAAGATGAAGTAGATGCTGCACGTGATGCGCTCACCTCGGCACGCGCCAAATTGGCACAGACGGTAGCTCCTTCGGTCGAGCATGCGGATAAGACAGCGCTCAAAGCTTTGGTTGATAAGGTTAAAGATTCTGACCTTACGGGTAAGACCCCTGATTCTGTCCGTGCGTTTGAGAATGCTCTGGCTTATGCTAAGCAGGTACTTGCTGATGAGAATGCAAGCGAAGCAAGTATTCAAGCTGCGTTTAGTCAGCTGCGTAGCGCCGCTGACGGTTTGACTAATGTTGCGGCTCCTGGTGATGCGGGCAACAGTGGCACTGAAAGTGGTGGCACGAGCGGTGGCGTAACCGACGTTCCGGGTACCACGACACCTAATACCTCAGATTCGTCTACCGGCACACCACCAAGCAATAACGGTGGTTCTGAGAGTGAGAACGCATCTGAGAATCAGGGTGGCAGCGGCAATAATGGTGGCGCTGGTGCTATGGGTAATAATGGCGGCACTGGTAACGGTGTAACCAATATTCCGGGAACCACAAAACCAAACACCACCGACTCCTCAACAGGTCGGGCACCGCATAGTGATGGCAAGCAAAAGCTTGTTGCTACTGGTGATTCAACAATGGGTGTGGTCGTTGCCTCTGCGGCAGCAGGCACCGCACTGGTTGCTGGAGCTCTTTATAAGCGCCGTCGTAATGAGAAAACAGATGCATAGTGCATAAACACTAGCTCAACGTCTGCGCTGCACAGGGTCTAGGGCATATGCCTTAGACCCTGTGTTTATCTGCGCCACTTCATGGAGATGCGACGCAAGATTTTTTGCCATTGAACTTGCGAAAGTTAAGACAGCTCAGAGATGGATATACTAGAGACTAGTTTTGATTACACCGTTAGGGAGGACGCATGGCACAAACAGAAACACCCCTTGTAGGTATTATCATGGGCTCTCAGTCGGACATGTCCGTTATGGAAGCATGTACGAAAGAACTTGATAGCCTTGGTGTGCCGTATGAGCTGGTGGTTGCAAGTGCGCATCGCACTCCTGATAAGGTGCACAAGTGGGCGGCAAGTGCTGCTGAGCGTGGCTTGAAGGTAATCATTGCTGCAGCAGGTAAGGCTGCACATTTAGGCGGTGTTGTTGCTGCTTTTACGCCGCTTCCGGTGGTGGGTGTTCCCATTAAAACAAGCGATTTGGGCGGCATGGACTCTTTGCTTTCAATGGTGCAGATGCCATCTGGTGTGCCGGTTGCCTGTGTGGCAATTAATGGTGCAAAGAACGCTGCTATTTATGCAACGCAAATTCTAGGTGCAAGTTTGCCCGAATATCGCCAAGCAATAGAAACACTAAAGCAAGAGATGGCAGAAGCGTAACTTACAACGTTTAGTGTTGGTACGTGACGCTGAAAGGAGCGCGTATGGCGCGTTTTCGCGAAGATAATCAAGGCACATCACAAGGTAACGCGCCTGCAGGCGCTCCCCGCGCTGCTGGCCGTCATTTTCGTTCTACAGGCTCAGCAGGTGCTGGTGCCGGTATGGGCACGGGTTCGAGTGCACGCGCTGGTGCCGGTGTAGGTGCTGGTGCCGGTGCCGGTTCGAGCGCAGGCACGGGAGCTGGTGCGGGAGCTGGACGGGCGTTCCCACGCGGGGGTCATGCGGCTCACCCAAGCCAGACAGTGGCAGCACGCCCGCTTCAACGGGTGGCCCCCGGCGCTCCTGGTGCTTCCGGTGTTGGTGGGGCTGTCGGAGCTGCACCATTGAAACATGGCAACCGTGCTGGTAGACCAGGCGATAGCGCTAGCAAAAGAGCTTCTAAAAAGAACGCTGCAAAGGGTTCTGGTAAGAAGCAGCGCTCGGCACGCGATATTATTTCAACCGTGCTGATTGTGCTCGGTGTGGTTTTGCTTTTAGTTGCAGCAGGCATTTTTATCAATGCTCAGCTTGGTTATCAGGCTGCTCAGGGTTCATATAAAAAGCTTGAGCAATTTGCGGTATCAGATGATGCGGGCGACGGTATTCCTGATGTCAATTTTGACGAGCTTGAAAAAATCAACCCCGATGTTGTTGGCTGGGTTTATGTGCCCAATACCGTTATTAACTATCCGGTGGTGCAAACTGACAACAACGAGACGTATCTTTCTAAGCTGTTTGATTTGTCGGGCAACGGTGCTGGTTCTATCTTTATGGATATGGACAACAACAAGCCAGGCATGGTTGACCAGCAAACAACAATTTATGGTCACCATATGTATGACGGCAGCATGTTTAAGTACATTGATGACACCCTTAATCAAGAGGCTTTTGATTCGGTAAAGACGGTCTATTACATCACGCGCCAAGCAACATATAAACTAACACCGCTGTTTACCATGCAGGTTGAAGACACCTATAACGATGCACGTGTTCCAAACTTTGCGGGTGACCAAACACTTGCCGATTATCTGCGTGCAAGCCTAGGACAGGCCAAGGCTAAGGCAGCTGATGCAGAGGCGCGTATCGACCAGACGCAGCAGGTGTTGACGCTTGTAACCTGCGCGGGTGAGATTATTCCGCGTACTACGCGTGCAGCTATGGTGTGTCAGCTGGTTGAGGTGGTGCCGCGTGGTCAAGCTGGGGTGGCCGCTGCGGGAGAGCAGGGTGCTGGTGAGGCAGCTGCTGAGCAAACTGGCGATGCAGCACCTGCAGAAGGTGGCGAGGCTCCTGCTGAGGGAGAATAGCCTATTGCACGCGGCTTGATTGTCGTGGGTGTATGGTCATACTCTGAAAGCGATGCTGCATGTAGTCGTTGTTGTAGTAGGTGGCATAAAACTGCTGGAGCGCGATGGTTGGCTCGGTACCTGAGACTCGTTGGAACCAGCAGTCGAGTGCGCCGAGGGTCATGAGGCAGTTAATGAGCATAAGAACAGCACCGACAGATGTTACTGAATAGCGCCATTTCCATGGAATGAGATTGATAAAGTTGAGCAGGCGCGGAAGCAACAGGCGAATCCATATCAGACCCAATACACCCCACATACCTGCAAAAAAGCTGCTGGTTCGCCCGTGACAAAGAACAGCAATGGGGTCAGGAATAAGCCCAAAGAGCGTTGCCGAGCTATAATCCCAAGCAATGGCTCCAAAACCTAACTGCATAAAAAGGCTAACAGCCATCTCAAACGCGCCTCCAATGGCTGCGCTCACCAAGAAAATAAATAGGGGATTGCTGCGATAAAAGCGATTGAGCACGCAAGTCATAAGAAGCGCGCCAAAGCCATAAATGGGGGAGAACGGTCCGTAGAGCAGTCCCGCGCGGTCTTGATATACGCCTGGGTCAACAATCGCCATATGCCAAATAATTTCTAGTACAAGACCTATAACACTACAAACAACAAAGACCCAAAACAGGTTAAAAAAGTTGAGTTTGATGTATCCCGCGCCTGAGAGGTCACGTCCAAGTAAGCCTTCTTCGGCGGCTGCGCGGTCTTGTATTTCGTCAAGCTTGCGCTCCATGCGGCCTTTCAGCTCGCGTTCGCGTACAAGCTCTGGGTCAATACGAGCTGAGAGCACAATTAAGATGATGACCTGTGCAAAAGGTATCAACAGCGTGAGCGACAGACCGCTTGACATAATGCTGGATAGAATTTCGGCTATGCCCACAAAGATAAGCGTGTAAGCCCAACGCCCAGCATTGCGGCGCTCGTTTTTGAGAAGCGACCAACCAAGCACGGCAAGCCCAGCAGAGCCAAATAAAGACAGCACAAAGGCAACAACGTTAATGATGACCAAGGTCATAGGGTCATTGCCAAGGCGCAGTGATTGAGGATTGGTAACAAGTTGCATGAATGAATATGTAAAAGCAACCGTTAAGAGTACGGTTCCCAATCCACCGTAGATAAGGCAAATAAACCCATAGAGCTTGACACCTAACGGAATAGAGCGCGTCTCGTGAGGGGTGCCGGTTGGCGCATCTTGCAAGACGGCGTTTGGCGAGCTATGGGAAATGCTACTTGGCACACCGTGAGAGTTACCGCGTGGCGAACCATGCGAGTAGTCGCTGCATGGTACAGCATGAGCGTTGCTGCCTGGCATATCCTGCAAACCACCGTCCAGCGCACCGTGAGCACTACCCAGACCAGCAGCTGCGTTATCGCTTACGGCATCTGCCGCATCTGAAGTATGAGGGCTTTGAGAAAACCTTGATAGAGGTTCTGACATGCATCTCCTATCAAGAGCAGTAATAGCTATGCACAACTGTAGCAGACGCTAAGCTTGTGTTGTGTGTGTTTCATTGGGTGCAAGGAGCGTTCTCTGTCATAATCAGCGCGTATGCAACTTGATAGGCAAGGGGAGCGCATGGCTCAGGGAACCTCTCACGTACAATGTGATGATACGCTTCATGAGGAATGTGGCGTTTTTGGTGTATGGGCGCCGGGGCGTGACGCTGCTCGTTTAACCTATTTTGGCTTGCGGGCATTGCAGCACCGCGGTCAGGAGTCGGCAGGAATTGCTGCGGGCGATGGCGGTACCGTAATGGTGCGCAAGGACCTTGGTCTTGTAGGTCATGTATTTTCAAATGCCGATTTGAGCGCCTTGCCTGGTGAGCTTGCTATTGGACATGTGCGCTATGCTACGGCAGGGTCTAAGAGCTGGGAAGCCGCTCAGCCGCATCTCTCAACCATCAACGACGTTATTATTGCGCTTGCTCATAACGGCACGCTGGTTAACACCGATGAGCTGCGCCGTCAGCTTATTAACCTCGGCGTTCCGTTTTTATCTAACTCAGATTCTGAGGTTGCTGCAAAGTTAATTGGCTACTTTACACAAGCCACCAATCATCTGCGCGAAGGTATCCGTAAAACCATGGAGCTGGTGCGTGGTGGCTATGCTATGACACTTATTAACGAGGAAGCGCTTTATGCGTTTCGCGATCCGCATGGTTTGCGTCCGTTGGTGCTGGGTCGCCTTGTAGACCAAGGGCTTGACCAAGTAGACCTTGAGCAGGTTTCTAAGCTACCGGCGGAGGCTGAGGCAAACGCAGATGGTACGTATGCATCTGGTAGCGGCTGGGTAGTTGCCTCCGAAACCTGTGCGCTTGATATTGTGGGAGCAGAATACGTGCGCGATATTCGCCCAGGCGAGATTTTGCGCATTAACGCTCAGGGCTTGGTATCTGAGCAGGGAGTTCCTGCGGCAAAAACCGCTGCAAACTGTGTGTTTGAACAGGTGTATTTTGCGCGTCCCGATAGCATCATGAACGGCAAGTCGGTCTATGCCTGCCGGTATGATATGGGTCGGCAGTTGGCGCGTGAGGCACCTGCTGATGCTGATATGGTAATTGGTGTACCTGATTCTGGTTTGCCGCCGGCAGAAGGTTTTGCTCGTGAGAGCGGTTTGCCTTTTGGCGAAGGGCTTATCAAAAACCGTTATGTGGCGCGAACTTTTATTGAGCCAACCCAGGAGCTACGCGCCATGGGCGTGCGCATGAAGCTAAACCCTTTGCGCGATAACATCGCTGGTAAACGCCTTGTGGTAATTGACGACTCCATTGTGCGTGGTACAACCATGGTGCAGCTGGTGCGTATGCTGCGGCAGGCAGGCGCTCGGGAAATTCATGTGCGCATCAATTCGCCTGAGGTTGTGTGGCCGTGTTTTTATGGCATTGATACCGATGTGCAGGCTCAGTTGATTAGCGCAAATAAGAGCGTTGAAGAAATTCGCGAGCTTATTGGTGCTGATTCGCTGGCGTTTTTGTCGGTTGAAGGTCTGCGCACCTGTGTTCCGGCTGGTGGCTATTGTGAGGCTTGTTTTACCGGCGCATATCCGGTGGCCATTCCTGAACGTTTCAGCCGGGGTAAGTTCATGGAAGGCTATGTGCCAAGGAATTTGTCGGAAAACCCGGTGTTTGCTCAAGATGAAGTGAGCAAGAAGTACCAAGACAAAAGCTGGGAAGAGAGCAACCAGTAAGGTAGCTCTTGGCGCGCGGCGGCGTTGGCAGCGGCCGGTGTTGGTGCTCCGATTTGTGCCGAGCGCTGTCCCACTATCCTTATGGGCTGCCCCGTTTTCTTGGGCGTAGAGAGCCTCTGAACTTCGGTTGATGAGGTGGTTTCAAGCTTTTCTAGGTGCAAATAGCTTGCGTACCTCGATTGATGAGGTAGTTTTCGTTGTATAAGTACCATATATAAGCATACTGCCTAATAAGCAATTTATGTCACTTTTGACAGAAATGGGCAATTTGGCAGTGTAGAACCCCCGTGGGTTGGTAGTGATTTTATAAAACCGCAGGTAAACGGATTGCCGATTTTTCGCCTGTAGGGGGTTAATTACCACATTGCCCATTTTTGTCAGAATTTACTGCCAGATTGCCCGTTTTTGTCAAAAGCTATGTGAGCTATGCACGTGAAAACTCTTTATGTCGCTGATGTATATGAAACCCCTCAATATCCCGCTATAATATAGACATGTCACAAGGGATTTGTTGTACATCTCCTCGGCTTTTATTCGCTCAACTTGGGAGCGCGTTATGAAAACACTTCGTCTTTGTAGGGTTTACATACACAGATTGCCCCAGCGACTCCAGTTCAAAATAGCGGTAACCGTGTGCTTGGTTTTTGTTTTGTTTGCAACATTAGAGCTGGCATTTCGTTTTTATGGACTTGATGTAAGCCAGCTTCCTTCTGCGGCATATGGTTAGGCTTGGAATTTTGACGCGTTGCAAAACAATTCAAGTCGCGTATTTCTTCATTTTGTCTTGATGTTTGTTGCTGCGCTTGCATGTGCAGATGCAGGACAAGAGGAGCTGCGTGGTGGCACAGCGTCGCTCATAATCAGTCAAAGCTCAATAGGTTCTTATCTAGGAGCTCATGCACTTTGCAGCTTTATATCTGGGTTTTTGCTTATTGCTACCACTCTTGGTTTGTTACAGCTTGTTGCATTGCTTATGTTTCCCCTGCAGGGAACATTTGAGGGTGCATTCGGCACACCGCTTTATGTTGATGTTATTCCATCGTCGTATGCATTCCATGAGCTTTGGGCAACTCAACCTTTTATCTATAACGGGATATATCTGATTTGGACAGCTGTATGGGGAGGTTTTTCGGCTTTATTATCGTGCGGGCTTTCACTGCTATTTAAGCGGAGCCGTGCGATTGGTTTAGTGTCTCCAACCTTGCTATTTGTTGTGGCATATCAGCTGTTCCCCCTTTTACTGAGTGGAGGAACACAGTATTTGTTCTATCGTCTGTCGTATCCCAGCTACAACGTGAGCACCGCTGAAATTCCACTTATGATGGCATATCCTCTTGTGCTTGCGATTCTTTCTCTTGTTTGTTTTATTTTGGTTGCAGGAAAGAGAAGGGATATATGCATATGAACGCCCTTCTTACTATGCTGATTAAACGAAATCGTATGGCGATTATTATGTTTGTCAGCTTATTGGTATTACGAATATCTCAATTTATTTACCTGCAAAATCATAGTGAACTATCAACTTGGGACACTCAATATCTTTTTGTGCAAGGTATTCATATAGCAGGGTTTGTAATTATTCCGCTGTGCGCATATTGGTATCTAAAGGTTATTCGTTTTCAGAGTTCAAGCTTGGTGCTTGTAGCAGCACCTTCACGTTTAGCTGCGGCAATGCAATCACTGCAACGAGCAATTACGTTTGGCATCTTTATATCGGGAGTTCTGAATGTAAGCATTCTTGCGATTTTAGGGCTTCCGCTACAAGAGACTTCTTTTATTGACCTTTTTATGCGCTGCATTATGCAAGCTATTTTTATCGCGGCGCTTTGTCTTTTTGCAAATAGCTTATATCTTCTAACAGGGGTTTCGAGTTTCTCATTTTTAGCACTGTGTTTATATGGCATATGGGATTTTATGGCGCAGACAGTAGTGGGCGGCGGTCTACCTAGTATTGGGTGGAGCTTAACGCTTGCAAGCTCAAATAATGTGCCCTATCTGCCCTATCAGTGCTCAGTTTTAGGGCTTATATGTTCGGCGGCGCTCCTAACGCAGTTTTTTGCTTATCAGACACTTGACCTTGGTATTCATGCAGTTAATACTCAACGGGGCTTGTAAGGAAGCTGTCATGGTAAACCTAAGTAACACAGACCAACACATTGCAGTTCGCATACATAAGGTTTCAAAGCATATTAAAGACCGACAGGTTTTAGCATCAGCAACCGCCGAATTTCCAGCGGCGCATATTGTGGGTATTTCTGGTCCAAACGGTTCTGGAAAAACTATGCTTTTGCGCGCAATCGCTGGTCTTCTACATATTAATCAAGGAACTATTGAAGTTTGGGGAAAGAGTCTCGGTACAAATGGGTCATTTCCAGAAAGCATGGGGATTTTAATTGAGCCTATTGCGTTGTGGGACGAGTTAAGCGGAGCAGAGAATCTAAAGCTTCTGGCGCAGGTAAAAGGTAATACTACAAATGATAAGGTTCAACACGCGCTTGAACGTGTTGAGCTGAACCCTCACGATAAACGGCCAATTCGTTCATATAGCCTCGGTATGAGGCAGCGCCTGTATATTGCTCAGGCGATTATGGACCAGCCACAACTGATTTTGCTTGATGAGCCAACCAACGCCTTGGACGAATCGGGGAAGGCACTTGTGCGCTCTATACTGTTTGAGGAGCGGAATCGCGGTGCGCTGATTGTT
This region of Collinsella sp. zg1085 genomic DNA includes:
- a CDS encoding discoidin domain-containing protein, coding for MELTGFNLFKVSESGSPVKKILAAAAVTFAIASPLAAPIPVFGATYSGSLTSVQSASVAEGKENVVNVTFNDNVPGKITFLEDGIFRYNVDPTGKFSEYAVPRSRDHVGRIPAQPDASPLYKKPRATVTETATAFEIKAGDVTVVLDKATAKLSVKKGSKTVLREVAPLAIGNKTVQKLEKASGENYFGGGTQNGRFIHTGEAIEIITNNTYVDGGVSSPNPFYWSSGGYGVVRNTFSQGTYDFGKSNGDEVAASHNEAEFDAYYMVTDKTTPREVAQELLREYYKVTGNPVLLPEYAFYLGHYNAYNRDMWSDTALPGYRKWEIKGHGAASAADVNEKVTYEKGGTGTAMQENSLVETLNGTGPTVSTDKIPNGVTFSEKFSARNRVDEYLSRDMSLGYFLPNDGYGAGYGQNGYNMTGGVNPDGTSSPERLAAIAANVDNLRQFSEYINPKGVHTGLWTQSSLLPNSNPATFWQLLRDFENEVKKGNVSTLKTDVAWVGSGYSFGLNGTKQAYDIVTTSKGNTGTRPNIVTLDGWAGSQRYVGIWSGDQVGGNWEYIRFHIPTFIGQSLSGNPNAGSDMDGIWGGHPIIATRDYQFKTFAPLMLDMDGWGTYAKMPYTHGDPYTGINRMYLKLKSTLLPYIYTTAASAANIDTGNNDTGLPFVRAILLSENSNYALSKATQYEYTMGGNILVAPVYQNTDGDSANGGLGDGNDVRNGIYLPGDENTIWTDYFTGKQYRGGQVLNNFDAPIWKLPVFVKGNSIIPMWEPSMNPQNIDRSKRIVEFFATNGKGEYTSFEDTGTFIENNIDTSDAEYGKQEKISYGEHVSTHFTSSVNGDEATFTAEASTGNYEGYNSNRTSTFVVNVSAEPTGVVAKNGDAALTIKKVSSEAEFKAATPAEGEAVYFYNAAPNLNYNATAADEAVRNEGFSATAITTTPKLMVKFAKTDVKTTVQTLTVSGFKNDGKLPVMGLNESLAVPTNLAAAEETKTPTSIALTWTKVEGATDYEVEADGVVFNMGDVDSYNHQHLPYNSTHTYRIRSRNKDGFSQWSDSITTASLQDPWRNVPKPVANDWKLGDSWGAFKNAFDHNKGQMFHSTNGNTVGVPLTLDYGKAYQLDKFVYTPRQDNAGNGNIKRMKVETSLDGVHWQEHDAGVWDNTGAGKFDDKTVDLTGIIARYLRLTNLESAGGFFSAGELALFKKDGSRAFEVGSVTYGATVGDTDYQHLKGNMLGRENRAPMVEEWNTHVKSHAADFNLNGAYDVYDMAFTMSKLDGGTTKNGAIAGTLVPVVSKQQVSAGEVVTVDLYGTNIKNANALGALLHYDGSKFELVEDSIKQDMSIAGMENLSVAQGGFNDGKQSVNLAFANHGDKALYSGSGVVASFKLKAKQDSAVDLTTTTWLVGPKCDAIENKIAEAVSFPEAPQSARAEYPMDAFNTSITNDVLTTDDGSNAAKMLQDPAGFAALFDNNETANGFEYKWDWQNNYLDGAQELPNYVKLPSTLHFAFKQPSVLDNVEVVNRPSGNGTMQSMRAVIHFEDGTQQEFAGGAFDSMQAKYTLQVSEDNKDKKATKVEITPLTSTGTAKGSNPSNRMLTLREINFNYMTPTPKVESIALGEHPSSLYEGDLAPVKADVRTPDDVYPYYTVESSNPAIASISAVQNGDNVDYYVRGNAAGTVTITAKSKLDESKTVSYELEVKAGVDTTGLVAAINMANSKHASVYTKASMEKLTKAVADAQAVLKKENPTKANVQAAQLALEKALSELVMRPVKDENLINKDAQSSVAQMAASSTATENLTPEGAVGSTLDQDPTTIWHSNYNAPHRGMPQWLVYDLGEERDLTDVTFLPRQDSGTNGDIFSVEVLVANTPQAFGLAAANEAVPASRSAFRSAAEAETPRSLGVFNFDNDGRVLKDRTEWKQMSFGATRARYVKLNILHAGGSEADQYASLAETRFYARPPMTPAEKADLETLINKIDGEHLEAEGYTDATWTPFANALADAKRILADDEASQDEVDAARDALTSARAKLAQTVAPSVEHADKTALKALVDKVKDSDLTGKTPDSVRAFENALAYAKQVLADENASEASIQAAFSQLRSAADGLTNVAAPGDAGNSGTESGGTSGGVTDVPGTTTPNTSDSSTGTPPSNNGGSESENASENQGGSGNNGGAGAMGNNGGTGNGVTNIPGTTKPNTTDSSTGRAPHSDGKQKLVATGDSTMGVVVASAAAGTALVAGALYKRRRNEKTDA
- the purE gene encoding 5-(carboxyamino)imidazole ribonucleotide mutase is translated as MAQTETPLVGIIMGSQSDMSVMEACTKELDSLGVPYELVVASAHRTPDKVHKWAASAAERGLKVIIAAAGKAAHLGGVVAAFTPLPVVGVPIKTSDLGGMDSLLSMVQMPSGVPVACVAINGAKNAAIYATQILGASLPEYRQAIETLKQEMAEA